The nucleotide window GGGGTTGATGTTCCAGACCAACCCCTCGAAGACGATGACGGAGTTTGCTAAGCGCAGCGTGGCCCGCTACCGGGCGCTCGAGCTCGACGGGGAGCCGTGCTGTCTGCAGGTGGGGGGGATGGAGGTCGCGGCCACGCCCGAGCGGTGGGAGGATCTAAAGCGCAAGCACGGTCTCGCCACCTCCTGGGGTGTGGAGTCGTATCTTCTCTCCCCCTCCGAGTGCGTCGAGAAGGTGCCGCTCCTGGACGGGAGCAGGATCCACGGCGGGTTCTACGTTCCGACCGACGGGCTCGCCAAAGCGGTGCGGGCGTGCGCGGCGCTCAGGAGGCTGGCAGAGGGGCGTGGGGCCGAGTTCTGCGGCGAGACGGAGGTCACCGGTATCGAGGTGAGGGGCGGCCGGGTCGCCGCCGTCGAGACCGACCGCGGGAGGATCGAGACCCCGCTCGTGGTGAGCTGCGCCGGGATGTGGGGGCCACGGCTCGGGCGGATGGTCGGGGTCACGGTCCCGCTCGTCCCGATGCAGCACCAGCTCGTCTGGACCACACCCGTAGAAGAGCTCACGGGCGAGAGCGAAGAGGCCCGGCATCCGATCCTGAGGCACCAGGACTTCTCGATGTACTTCCGTCAGCGGCACGAGCGCTACGGGATCGGCACCTACCGCCACCGGCCGATGCCCGTCTCCCCCGACGAGATCCCGCGCAGCAGGCTCTCCGGCGGGATGCCTTCGGTCATGCCGTTCACCCCGGAGGACTTCGAACCCTCCTGGCGGGAGGCGCGGAGGATGCTCCCCGCGCTCGAAGGCGCCCGGATAGAGGAGGGGATCAACGGCCTCTTCTCGTTCACGCCGGACGGAATGCCGCTCCTCGGGGAGGCGCAGGAGGTCAGGGGATTCTGGGTCGCCGAAGCCATCTGGATCACCCACGCCCTGGGAATCGCGGAGGTGATGGCCGCCTGGATCACCGGGAGCGATCCGGAGATGGACGTGAGCGGTTGCGAGCTCTCCCGCTTCGAGGCGCACGAGCTCTCCCCCTCCTACGTCCTCGCCCGCAGCTGCCAGTCCTTCCGCGAGGTCTACGACATCATCCACCCCCTGCAGCCGATGGAGGAGCCGCGCCCGCTGCGCACCAGCCCCTTCTACCCGCGGCAGAAAGAGCTCGGGGCGTACTTCCTCGAGGCCCACGGGTGGGAGCGCCCGCAGTGGTTCGAGTCCAACAGGGAGCTTCTTAAGGGGCGGGAGATCCCGGAGCGCGATCCGTGGTCCGCCCGTTACTGGTCGCCGGTGGTCGGAGCGGAGCATCAGGTCACCCGCGAGCGGGTCGCGCTCTACGACATGAGCCCGCTGAAGCGGGTCGAGGTGACGGGACCGGGCGCGCTGGAGTTCCTGCAGCGCCTCACGACGAACG belongs to Rubrobacter naiadicus and includes:
- a CDS encoding GcvT family protein, with product MRSRAEVVIVGAGIVGCGIAESLTRLGWRDVVVLDQGPLPRAGGSTSHAPGLMFQTNPSKTMTEFAKRSVARYRALELDGEPCCLQVGGMEVAATPERWEDLKRKHGLATSWGVESYLLSPSECVEKVPLLDGSRIHGGFYVPTDGLAKAVRACAALRRLAEGRGAEFCGETEVTGIEVRGGRVAAVETDRGRIETPLVVSCAGMWGPRLGRMVGVTVPLVPMQHQLVWTTPVEELTGESEEARHPILRHQDFSMYFRQRHERYGIGTYRHRPMPVSPDEIPRSRLSGGMPSVMPFTPEDFEPSWREARRMLPALEGARIEEGINGLFSFTPDGMPLLGEAQEVRGFWVAEAIWITHALGIAEVMAAWITGSDPEMDVSGCELSRFEAHELSPSYVLARSCQSFREVYDIIHPLQPMEEPRPLRTSPFYPRQKELGAYFLEAHGWERPQWFESNRELLKGREIPERDPWSARYWSPVVGAEHQVTRERVALYDMSPLKRVEVTGPGALEFLQRLTTNDLDKPPGRITYTLMLDHRGGIRSDITVARLGEERFQLGLNGPRDVEWMGRHLPKAGSVSVRDITGGTCCVGVWGPRAREVVQSLSEDDLSDKAFPFYHARRTYLREVPVLALRLSYVGELGYELYTTSDMGLRLWDLLWEAGKPYGIIAAGRGAFESLRLEKGYRMWGRDMTCEHDPYEAGLSFAVRPGKGDFIGREALLRRREEGPRRRLSCLVLDDPQRVVMGAEPVYHEGSAVGYVTSAAYGYSIGRGIAYAWLPPELARPATRVQIEYFGERLGAEVAEEPLFDPAMKRIRS